The region AGATTGGTTGAGGCAAATACGTATATCAAAGCTGACAGCTGGCAGCATTGGTCACCGTTTTTACTTGCCGGAACGGATATCCACCATAAAACCTTGGGGATTGTTGGCATGGGCAGGATTGGAACCGCTATTGCCAAACGTGCGAAAGGTTTTGGTATGAACCTGTTGTATCATAATCGTTCACGCCATCCGGATGCAGAAAATGCATTACAGGCAACGTACACTGATTTTGAAACATTACTTCGTTCATCTGATTTTGTCATGTCTGTTGTTCCGTTGGCAAAGGAAACAGAAAAGCTGTTTAATCGGCACGCATTCCAAACAATGAAGTCATCCGGGATATTTATCAATGTATCACGTGGCGGTGTGGTGGATGAGCAGGCTTTATATGATGCACTGCAAACAAAGGAAATACATGCTGCAGGGCTGGATGTGTTCTCACAGGAGCCAATTAGAAGCAATCACCCATTATTAACATTGGATAATGCTGTTTGTTTACCACACATTGGCTCCGCAAGTGTTACGACCCGAAAGGAAATGCTACGGTTATGTCTGGATAACCTGTCCAATGTGCTAAATGGGGAAGGGGCGATTACCCCTGTAGAATAAGGTGGATGTAGTCATCGCATCGGGTAGAACAAAGGCGTAAGCGCCCGGTTAGTAGCGTATGTGCTGCGCCCGTGCAACACGGGTGGTTCGGTGTTGCTGCGCAAAGCAGCGGTTTTAACCGAACATTCCTACCATGGAGATAAAGGAAACATGCCCCTGCAAAAGGGGTATGCCGACGTTGGCCGCAAAGGCCGTTTTTAGTCGGCCTTCCTTTACCCCGAGTCGATGTTGACTTATCGTACGAAGGTGAAGGAAGCACACTAGCTGCTGGGCGCTGGAGCCGGACGGGGCTAATCTTGATTACAAAGTTATCCACAAGCATTTAATTTTTATAATTTCCTAAGCAGGAACAAAAAGGCAGACATCCATTTCGAGTGTCTGCCTGCCATTTCAAATGTATGTCTTTGGATAATTAAAATACCTGTTCGATCTCCGTAACACCTGGAACTTCTGCCATCAAAGCCCGCTCAATTCCGGCTTTCAAGGTAATTGTTGAACTTGGACAGTTACCGCATGCTCCCATCAGACGAAGAAGTACAATGCCGTCTTCATCAACATCAACCAGTTCTACATCTCCACCATCACGCAATAAAAATGGACGCAGTTTTTCCAATACTTCACGTACTTGTTCTTGCATTATCCATCTTCTCCTTTCCTAAATATATTATAAGTTGAAAGCGGAAAAAAATCTATTGAGAAATTCTTTTAGTATCATCCAATTACTTTCATTTTATCTTTTATCAAAGGTTTTGTAAAATGAAAGTAACGACAATGTGGAGGTTTTAGGATGGGGAAACAAAAGGTAACGATCACTGTATATGGCGCAGAACAAATTTGTGCCAGTTGTGTTGGCGCTCCAGGATCAAAGGACACGTATGAATGGCTGCAGGCAGCAATCGGCAGGAAATATGCCACGGACAATATGGAATATGAATACATTGATATCGATCATCCGCCCGAAGTTGAAAAACATCAGCAATTTGTCCAGCGTATATTTGACGAAGATATGTTTTATCCGATTGTTTTTGTCAATAAGGAACTAGTTGCTGAAGGAATTCCCAGATTAAAGACGATTTTTCAGCAATTGGATAAATGTGGTGTAGAACCTTTGGAATAAGAAGTGAGGATGCCGAAATGGAAAACCATTTACAAAATACATGGATTGGCAATAACTATATTTATCTTAATTTTTCGTTAAGATCAAAGGAGCCGGCGGATCGGTTTGGATAACCGGTACAGCAGAAGCGATAGCAACAGGCGTATTTCTCACAATAGTAAAGAAAGTATAAAAATCTAGGCTTTATTCAGCTCATGACAAAGCAGGCCACGTCCGGCTTCAGCGCCCAGCAACTAGCAAACTTCACACTTCTTCACTACGATAAGTCAACATCGGTTCATAAGTTAAAGGAAGGCCGACTAAAAACGGCCTTTGCGGCCAACGTCGGCATACCCCTTTTGCAGGGCATGTTTCCTTTATCTCATTGCGGGGGGTGTTCGGCTAAGAACGCCGCTTTGCGCGGCAACGCCGAACCACCCGTGTTGCACGGGCGCAGTTTGTACGTTGCTAACCGGGCGCTTACGCCTTTGTTCCAAGTTAAAAAGTTTGAATCATATGGGAACGGTTTGTATACTTATATGTAAGAGGGATCATTGTTAATACGAAGGAGGACATAAAATGGTTATTACATTGACGGATAACGCTGTGGATCAAGTCAAAGAAATGATGAAAGACGAAGAAGAAAATGTTCGCCTCAGATTTGGTATCAAAGGCGGCGGCTGCAGCGGATTGTCCTACTCGCTCGGGTTTGATTATGAGGTAAATGAAGAATTGGATATGGTTGATGATATAAATGGTATCCCCGTTGTTATTTTTAAACAGGACATTCCTATCATTGAGGGAACGACAATTGATTTCAAACAAAATATGATGGGTGGAGGATTTAGCATCGACAATCCGAACGCCATTGTATCGTGTGGCTGTGGGTCGTCATTTAAAGCGAAGAATCGTGAAGGCGTACCGGAAAAATGCTAAAGTAAAGATAAGCTAGAGCGCATGTATTATCGCTCTGGCTTTTTTATTGGCAAGAAACTGAGTACGGAGTGATCTGTGCATCGCATTGTTGTTTTCCTGCACAAATTGAAAACTTTTCATGATTATCCCAAATTCTCATTTTACTTCGGCACATAACAAAATACACCTCTTCATATGATTTTTTAATCAATGCAGAGGTGTATATAAAAAGCGCTATAGGGACTAACTTCTTAAAACATGCTTGTCGAATGTTTAGGTTGAACTCTCGCTTTCGGGTCAATATATTGTTTAGCATTATTGACGGCGGTTGGACCTTCGCCAAAACCAGTTGCGATCAAATTTATCTTCCCCGGGTATGTACAAATATCGCCGGCTGCATAAATTCCCGGAATATTTGTTTCCATTTTGGTATTTACAACGATACTGTTTTTTTCGATTTCCAAACCCCAGTCTTTGATTGGCCCCAGCGTTGAGACGAATCCGTAATTACACAAAATCGAATCAACAGTAACTTCCAATTCACGGTCGCCTTTAACTTCCTGCAGCAATACACTTTCAATTCTATCTTTGCCACTAATACCGCTTGGTGAAAAAGGGGTTAAGATATCCACGCTTGAATTCATCAATTTTTCAACACTGTACTCATGTGCTCTGAATTTGTCCCGGCGATGAACCAGCGTTACTTTTGCTGCGATCGGT is a window of Lentibacillus daqui DNA encoding:
- a CDS encoding YuzD family protein, which encodes MGKQKVTITVYGAEQICASCVGAPGSKDTYEWLQAAIGRKYATDNMEYEYIDIDHPPEVEKHQQFVQRIFDEDMFYPIVFVNKELVAEGIPRLKTIFQQLDKCGVEPLE
- a CDS encoding 2-hydroxyacid dehydrogenase, which produces MKKQRIYITRKLPEEMIKPYRQQFDIRMWEQEEKPVPRDVLLNEVKSADGLLCLITEKIDQELLKQAEQLQVVANMAVGYDNIDVKSAKQLGVTVTNTPDVLTETTADLAFALLMATARRLVEANTYIKADSWQHWSPFLLAGTDIHHKTLGIVGMGRIGTAIAKRAKGFGMNLLYHNRSRHPDAENALQATYTDFETLLRSSDFVMSVVPLAKETEKLFNRHAFQTMKSSGIFINVSRGGVVDEQALYDALQTKEIHAAGLDVFSQEPIRSNHPLLTLDNAVCLPHIGSASVTTRKEMLRLCLDNLSNVLNGEGAITPVE
- a CDS encoding HesB/IscA family protein, which produces MVITLTDNAVDQVKEMMKDEEENVRLRFGIKGGGCSGLSYSLGFDYEVNEELDMVDDINGIPVVIFKQDIPIIEGTTIDFKQNMMGGGFSIDNPNAIVSCGCGSSFKAKNREGVPEKC
- a CDS encoding NifU family protein, which gives rise to MQEQVREVLEKLRPFLLRDGGDVELVDVDEDGIVLLRLMGACGNCPSSTITLKAGIERALMAEVPGVTEIEQVF